From Candidatus Eremiobacterota bacterium, the proteins below share one genomic window:
- a CDS encoding calcium-binding protein yields MSEIGAIQGDNALWNIKSPQGAGPAGSAAAASSSSGGSAAAAAASSGSGAVSSDLINYSEDLSEELTENPDYMKQQEPIVIRGTEGNDKIKVKQHKDGSVTVKVNGQKMKFSPEEAQRLVIDAGGGNDKIKVNKNVKYDLTLQGGDGNDRIKGGSGNDTIDGGAGNDVIRGKKGDDCIEGSEGNDRIRGGKGNDCINGGNGNDKIRGGRGDDELYGGDGDDKIRGGKGNDCICGGDGDDKLRGGRGDDFIHGSTGNDRIRGGRGNDTIYGGDGNDVIRGRQGNDTIYGEEGDDKLHGGRGKDQIDGGEGNNKIYDRK; encoded by the coding sequence ATGTCAGAGATAGGAGCAATCCAAGGTGACAACGCGCTCTGGAACATAAAAAGTCCCCAGGGTGCCGGCCCGGCAGGTTCCGCCGCTGCCGCCTCCTCCTCCTCGGGAGGCTCGGCCGCTGCCGCAGCGGCTTCCAGCGGTAGTGGGGCAGTATCGTCAGACCTCATCAATTACTCGGAGGATCTCTCAGAGGAGCTCACCGAAAATCCCGATTACATGAAGCAGCAGGAGCCCATAGTAATCCGGGGAACTGAGGGCAACGACAAGATCAAGGTAAAGCAGCACAAGGACGGAAGCGTGACGGTAAAAGTCAACGGGCAGAAGATGAAGTTCTCTCCCGAAGAAGCCCAGCGGCTTGTCATAGATGCCGGCGGCGGCAACGACAAAATAAAGGTGAACAAGAACGTGAAGTATGACCTCACCCTCCAGGGCGGTGACGGGAATGACAGGATAAAAGGGGGGAGCGGGAACGACACTATAGACGGTGGTGCGGGAAATGACGTGATCCGCGGAAAGAAAGGCGATGACTGCATAGAAGGCAGTGAGGGGAATGACCGCATCCGCGGTGGGAAAGGCAACGACTGCATCAACGGCGGTAATGGCAACGATAAGATCCGTGGCGGCCGCGGCGACGATGAGCTCTACGGCGGCGATGGAGATGACAAAATCCGTGGTGGAAAGGGAAACGACTGCATATGCGGCGGCGACGGCGACGACAAGCTCCGCGGCGGCCGCGGCGACGACTTTATTCACGGCAGCACGGGAAATGACCGCATCCGCGGCGGGAGAGGCAACGACACCATTTACGGCGGTGACGGGAATGATGTGATCCGCGGCAGGCAGGGCAACGACACCATTTACGGCGAAGAGGGCGACGATAAGCTCCACGGCGGCCGCGGCAAGGACCAGATTGACGGAGGCGAAGGAAACAACAAGATATACGACAGGAAATGA
- a CDS encoding clostripain-related cysteine peptidase, producing the protein MKMLLQVMAILVLIAGGCGGGSGGGSAGSGGIGSTGGGASTASGTATLEGTCCSLGSSIFSQDSVRIPPGYVPAQGILVTCDLSTASATTDTGGRFKIQGVPPGGPCKVTFSVSGESRKTVTTATLKSGETCNVTADGYSVVAVPPSRKQWTYLCYIASDNDLGDPGNSEPNVSRNVIESMEKTGSTDLVNAVALLDERYSNTKFYYAKKDSDYSAITSPAEDYGQNMDTGDYKVLQSFVEKAMTLYPAEHYVLDVWDHGSGPRAKASRPRPRSICSDSVTGHQITVPQLGQVCSSASQRAGKALDILVLSACTMGDYEIMYEVKDSVSYFIASPSSLYGNMYIPSEPYDQFLTRLNSVTSGSGIAAAVQAMAADTFKAHTDLMPADPHAFVAADLGKLNAFHGKFTSFARLCKDALSSSKTELASLMAQAPQLGSGGDLYFFADKIRTSMSGDLASSADALAGAIVVGDGSLLLYSASNRSEWSGLKLLSVTLEALAPQSTYDDLTLAKDTDWESFLKGF; encoded by the coding sequence ATGAAAATGCTGTTACAAGTCATGGCGATCCTTGTGCTTATTGCAGGCGGCTGCGGAGGCGGCAGTGGCGGGGGGAGCGCCGGTAGCGGAGGCATCGGAAGCACTGGAGGGGGAGCCTCAACGGCTTCAGGCACCGCAACTCTCGAAGGCACTTGCTGTTCACTGGGAAGCAGCATCTTCTCCCAGGACTCGGTGAGGATCCCTCCGGGGTACGTCCCCGCCCAGGGAATCCTCGTGACCTGTGATCTCTCGACCGCTTCAGCCACGACGGACACGGGCGGCCGTTTTAAAATCCAGGGCGTACCCCCGGGCGGGCCCTGCAAAGTCACCTTCTCGGTGAGCGGCGAAAGCCGCAAAACGGTCACGACCGCCACCCTCAAGTCCGGCGAAACCTGCAATGTGACGGCCGACGGCTACAGTGTCGTCGCGGTCCCCCCCTCGAGGAAGCAATGGACCTATCTCTGCTATATCGCCTCGGACAACGACCTCGGCGATCCCGGAAACTCCGAGCCCAATGTCTCCAGGAACGTCATCGAGTCAATGGAGAAAACGGGCTCGACAGACCTCGTGAACGCCGTGGCGCTCCTGGATGAGCGTTACTCAAACACGAAGTTCTATTATGCAAAGAAAGACAGCGATTACTCTGCTATCACGTCGCCTGCCGAGGATTACGGGCAGAACATGGATACCGGTGATTATAAGGTGCTGCAGAGTTTTGTTGAGAAAGCAATGACGCTTTATCCCGCTGAGCATTATGTGCTGGATGTGTGGGATCATGGGAGCGGTCCCAGGGCGAAGGCCTCCAGGCCCCGCCCGCGCTCCATCTGCTCGGACAGCGTGACGGGTCACCAGATAACGGTGCCGCAGCTCGGGCAGGTATGCTCATCAGCCAGTCAAAGGGCGGGAAAAGCCCTCGATATCCTTGTGCTCTCCGCATGCACCATGGGTGACTACGAAATCATGTACGAGGTGAAGGACTCGGTGAGCTATTTTATAGCCTCGCCCTCGTCCCTTTACGGAAATATGTATATACCGAGCGAGCCTTATGACCAGTTTCTCACAAGGCTCAACAGCGTTACCTCGGGGAGCGGCATCGCCGCCGCGGTGCAGGCCATGGCGGCCGACACCTTCAAGGCGCATACTGACCTGATGCCGGCCGACCCCCATGCTTTTGTGGCTGCTGACCTTGGGAAACTGAACGCCTTCCACGGGAAATTTACGAGCTTCGCCCGGCTCTGCAAGGACGCCCTCTCTTCCTCAAAGACAGAGCTTGCCTCGCTCATGGCTCAGGCTCCCCAGCTCGGGTCAGGAGGCGATCTCTATTTCTTTGCCGATAAGATAAGGACGTCCATGAGCGGTGACCTGGCCTCCTCGGCCGATGCCCTGGCGGGGGCAATCGTGGTGGGCGACGGCAGCCTCCTTCTCTATTCGGCCTCGAACAGGAGCGAGTGGAGCGGTCTCAAGCTTCTCTCTGTCACCCTGGAAGCCCTGGCCCCGCAGTCCACCTATGATGACCTTACCCTTGCAAAGGACACGGACTGGGAGAGTTTCCTGAAAGGATTCTAG
- a CDS encoding PilT/PilU family type 4a pilus ATPase has product MELIEILRRGVADGATDILISANNAPYYRILGTLKAISTQRISADETKRLLYGILNHDQIKKFESDGELDMNYEIKGLSRFRVNLYKQRNSVASAFRIIGFRPPLPEEIMLPKSILKISEQPWGLILVTGSAGSGKSTTCAALVEHLNHSRSLHIITLEDPIEFIFENDKCVIDQRQMRQDSLSYANALRAILRQDPDVIMVGEMRDLETIAATLTLAETGHLVIANLHTINAPQTLSRVVDVFPAYQQQQVAVQLAGVLKLVVSQQLVPRSEGSGLVAAREIMFVTPAIANLIRQNDVHLIYNAMVTSGIPEMRTMDQALIEIYKQGAISIDTVLSKAFDVEAVQSQLDRMVGLYV; this is encoded by the coding sequence ATGGAACTGATTGAAATCCTTCGGCGAGGTGTGGCAGATGGCGCCACCGATATACTGATCTCAGCAAACAACGCGCCCTATTACAGGATTCTCGGCACCCTCAAGGCCATCTCGACGCAGCGAATCTCCGCTGATGAGACAAAGCGCCTCCTTTACGGAATCCTGAACCATGACCAGATAAAGAAGTTCGAGTCTGACGGCGAGCTGGACATGAATTATGAGATCAAGGGGCTCTCCCGCTTCCGCGTCAACCTTTACAAGCAGCGCAACAGCGTGGCATCGGCCTTCAGGATCATCGGCTTCAGGCCCCCTCTCCCCGAAGAGATTATGCTCCCCAAGTCCATACTGAAAATTTCCGAACAGCCATGGGGCCTTATCCTTGTCACCGGGTCGGCAGGGAGCGGCAAATCGACGACCTGCGCCGCCCTGGTGGAGCACCTCAATCACAGCCGGTCGCTCCATATAATCACCCTGGAGGATCCCATCGAGTTTATTTTTGAAAATGACAAGTGCGTCATTGATCAGCGCCAGATGCGCCAGGATTCCCTTTCCTATGCCAATGCTCTCAGGGCCATCCTGCGCCAGGATCCCGACGTGATCATGGTCGGCGAAATGCGCGACCTTGAGACTATCGCCGCGACCCTCACCCTCGCCGAGACGGGGCATCTTGTGATAGCCAACCTCCACACCATCAATGCCCCTCAGACCCTTTCCCGGGTTGTTGACGTGTTCCCTGCTTACCAGCAGCAGCAGGTGGCAGTTCAGCTCGCAGGGGTCCTCAAGCTTGTGGTCTCCCAGCAGCTTGTGCCGCGCTCCGAGGGCTCGGGCCTTGTGGCGGCAAGGGAAATCATGTTCGTCACTCCCGCCATTGCTAACCTTATCAGGCAGAATGACGTGCACCTCATCTACAACGCCATGGTTACGAGCGGCATACCGGAAATGAGAACAATGGACCAGGCGCTGATAGAGATTTACAAGCAGGGCGCCATAAGCATCGACACGGTGCTCTCCAAGGCGTTTGACGTGGAAGCGGTGCAGTCCCAGCTTGACCGCATGGTAGGGCTCTATGTTTAG
- the prxU gene encoding thioredoxin-dependent peroxiredoxin (Most members of this family contain a selenocysteine.): MQKHQGTPEPPHKVHARVGKAAPDFEASAYLNGGFKNIKLSDYKGKWVILCFYPGDFTFVUPTELSAVAVKYKEIQGMGAEVISMSTDSKFVHKIWQEEELSKMVPGGVPYPMASDPGGQIGKVYGVYDETGGVDIRGRFIIDPDGVIQALEMLTPPVGRNVSELIRQLAAYKHVRATGEVTPSGWKPGKKTLKPSPSLTGKVWKEWKPQEAFEDPRK, from the coding sequence GTGCAGAAACACCAAGGGACTCCCGAGCCACCCCACAAGGTCCATGCCCGGGTAGGAAAGGCCGCGCCCGATTTTGAGGCGAGCGCTTACCTCAATGGAGGGTTCAAGAACATCAAGCTCTCCGACTACAAGGGAAAATGGGTCATTCTCTGCTTCTATCCCGGAGATTTCACCTTTGTCTGACCGACCGAGTTATCGGCAGTTGCCGTTAAATACAAAGAAATCCAGGGCATGGGGGCAGAGGTCATCTCCATGAGTACTGACAGCAAGTTTGTGCACAAGATATGGCAGGAGGAAGAGCTCTCAAAGATGGTGCCGGGTGGCGTGCCTTATCCCATGGCATCAGATCCGGGCGGCCAGATCGGCAAGGTTTACGGCGTCTATGATGAAACCGGCGGAGTTGACATCAGGGGCCGTTTCATCATAGATCCTGACGGCGTTATCCAGGCCCTGGAAATGCTCACCCCCCCGGTGGGCAGAAACGTGTCGGAGCTCATCAGGCAGCTCGCTGCCTATAAGCATGTCCGGGCGACCGGCGAAGTGACGCCCTCGGGGTGGAAGCCGGGGAAGAAAACCCTGAAGCCGAGCCCCAGCCTGACAGGCAAAGTCTGGAAAGAGTGGAAGCCCCAGGAAGCCTTCGAAGACCCTCGAAAGTAA
- a CDS encoding cyclic nucleotide-binding domain-containing protein translates to MTEKPKGRKKAVPGSSRKGSPHPVSFEGLEDIKEVLDKIGLFKDLDPALQRELLSYMKIERYNAGQVIFNEKDPGDRIYIVDYGQVAIMKSIDWGRGRELIIDYCDPGDFFGEMAVFENARRSARAETTEGSQLLVIDGSRFVELLQAHPEAFTKILFSMIRIQSNRLRANHMKLITFYEIGNVLSGEKPIEEQALKILDTLLVSLELKDGALLVYNPFSQLMEFEALHGVTPVNPEARGVPLTGVMKQVMEKGLTTAIDGSFIDETLKFILGTGNIPSWLLIAPMKVEQEPIGFIFLLKKDDFIPFNKSEILLTSAIAKQVSLEVKTSRIKEEHTAREKFRRMYFKSVI, encoded by the coding sequence ATGACTGAGAAACCAAAAGGCAGGAAAAAGGCGGTACCAGGATCTTCCCGGAAAGGATCGCCGCACCCCGTCTCCTTCGAAGGCCTCGAGGACATCAAGGAGGTCCTTGACAAGATCGGCCTCTTCAAGGATCTCGATCCTGCGCTCCAGAGAGAGCTTCTCTCCTACATGAAAATAGAGCGTTACAACGCCGGCCAGGTAATATTCAACGAAAAGGATCCCGGCGACAGGATCTACATCGTGGACTACGGCCAGGTGGCCATCATGAAAAGCATCGACTGGGGCAGGGGGAGGGAGCTGATCATCGACTACTGCGATCCGGGGGACTTTTTCGGGGAGATGGCCGTCTTCGAGAACGCCCGCCGCTCTGCCCGTGCCGAGACCACCGAGGGGTCGCAGCTTCTCGTCATCGACGGCTCCCGCTTCGTTGAGCTGCTGCAGGCTCACCCCGAAGCCTTCACGAAAATCCTCTTCTCCATGATAAGGATCCAGTCGAACAGGCTCCGCGCGAACCATATGAAGCTCATCACCTTCTACGAGATCGGAAACGTGCTGAGCGGTGAGAAACCCATAGAGGAGCAGGCTTTAAAAATCCTGGACACCCTCCTGGTCTCCCTCGAGCTGAAAGACGGGGCCCTCCTTGTCTACAACCCCTTCAGCCAGCTCATGGAGTTTGAAGCGCTTCACGGCGTGACACCGGTAAACCCCGAAGCACGGGGCGTTCCCCTCACGGGCGTCATGAAGCAGGTTATGGAAAAAGGCTTGACCACTGCAATAGACGGATCCTTTATTGATGAGACCCTCAAATTTATCCTCGGGACAGGGAACATTCCCTCGTGGCTCCTCATCGCGCCGATGAAAGTGGAACAGGAGCCCATCGGCTTCATCTTCCTCCTCAAGAAGGATGACTTCATCCCCTTCAACAAGAGCGAGATTCTCCTCACATCAGCCATTGCAAAGCAGGTATCGCTGGAAGTGAAAACCTCGCGCATCAAGGAGGAGCACACGGCCCGCGAGAAGTTCAGGAGAATGTACTTCAAGAGCGTTATTTAA
- a CDS encoding DUF4070 domain-containing protein, which yields MRSGNIRVLLVYPQYPDTFWSFKHILPFIAKKAAFPPLGLLTVAAMLPREWEKKLVDMNVSPLADSDIQWADYVLLSAMIVQRDSAKKVIRRCREMGTAVVAGGPLFTSQYESFEEVDYIVTGEAEVTLPRFLKDLGEGTLRHLYVSDEHPDLASTPVPLWELISMKDYVSMSVQYSRGCPFQCEFCDIIILNGRVPRVKTTAQLLGEFESLYTRGWRGDVFIVDDNFIGKKEEVKRALPEITAWMKERKNPFSLFTEASINLADDEELMRLMAETGFHRVFVGIETPEEESLAECRKHQNSGRDLVASIKRIQKHGMEVLGGFIVGFDSDLPSIFERQISFIQKSGVVVAMVGILNALPGTILYKRLKKENRLIADSSGNNADASINFLPKMDMETLMEGYRKVVRTIYSPREYCDRVITFLKECKPDVKIKLCRHEFLAFLKSIWYLGIVGKYKKYYWKLLSWSLLHRPKLFPKAVALAICGFHFQKISMC from the coding sequence ATGAGGAGCGGGAACATAAGGGTTCTTCTTGTCTATCCCCAGTATCCAGACACCTTCTGGAGCTTCAAGCATATTCTGCCTTTCATTGCCAAGAAGGCTGCCTTTCCCCCGCTTGGCCTTCTCACGGTAGCCGCGATGCTTCCCCGGGAGTGGGAGAAAAAGCTCGTGGACATGAACGTGTCGCCCCTTGCCGACAGTGATATCCAGTGGGCTGACTATGTCTTACTCAGCGCAATGATTGTGCAGCGTGACTCGGCGAAGAAGGTGATAAGGCGCTGCCGGGAAATGGGCACCGCCGTCGTGGCCGGGGGGCCTCTTTTCACCTCACAGTATGAATCATTTGAGGAAGTTGATTATATCGTCACCGGCGAGGCCGAGGTGACGCTCCCCCGGTTTCTCAAGGACCTCGGCGAAGGCACTCTCCGGCATCTGTACGTCTCCGATGAGCATCCAGACCTTGCCTCAACCCCCGTGCCGCTGTGGGAGCTTATCTCGATGAAGGACTATGTCTCCATGTCGGTGCAGTATTCCCGCGGCTGCCCCTTTCAGTGCGAGTTCTGCGATATCATCATTCTCAACGGCCGTGTGCCCAGAGTGAAGACGACGGCGCAGCTACTGGGGGAGTTCGAATCCCTTTACACCAGGGGGTGGCGCGGTGACGTCTTCATCGTGGACGACAATTTCATAGGAAAAAAGGAAGAGGTGAAAAGGGCCCTCCCCGAGATAACGGCCTGGATGAAAGAGAGGAAGAATCCCTTTTCACTTTTCACCGAGGCGTCGATTAACCTTGCCGATGACGAGGAGCTCATGAGACTCATGGCTGAAACGGGATTCCACAGGGTCTTCGTCGGCATAGAGACGCCTGAAGAGGAGAGCCTCGCCGAGTGCAGGAAGCACCAGAACAGCGGCCGAGACCTTGTGGCATCGATAAAGCGGATCCAGAAGCACGGCATGGAGGTTCTGGGAGGCTTCATAGTAGGCTTTGACAGTGATCTTCCGTCGATTTTCGAGCGGCAGATCTCCTTTATCCAGAAAAGCGGCGTCGTAGTGGCCATGGTAGGCATCCTTAACGCGCTTCCCGGCACGATTCTTTACAAGCGCCTCAAGAAGGAAAACAGGCTCATTGCCGATTCATCAGGTAATAACGCCGACGCCTCCATAAACTTCCTCCCGAAGATGGACATGGAAACGCTCATGGAAGGGTACCGGAAAGTGGTGCGCACCATTTATTCGCCCAGGGAATACTGTGACCGTGTCATCACCTTTCTGAAGGAGTGCAAGCCTGACGTGAAAATCAAGTTGTGCCGCCATGAGTTCCTCGCGTTCCTGAAATCCATATGGTATCTCGGCATTGTGGGCAAATACAAGAAATATTACTGGAAGCTCCTCTCGTGGTCCCTTCTCCACCGGCCGAAGCTTTTTCCGAAGGCGGTGGCCCTCGCCATCTGCGGCTTTCATTTTCAGAAGATCTCAATGTGCTGA
- a CDS encoding UPF0182 family protein, whose translation MKTKNLWKWILAGVIFTVLFFFWRIVYLITEWLWYRGNGYEAVFNKLLWSQVICGFSIGLLFFIVIGINHLLAMKFRSKAPQFLGDNVLQMPGVFYFDHYMHRVGLIFCICVAFLAGLEASTRWDLFLKAMNPVAFGLKDPLFGLDVSFYVFLLPLFEYLSYGAFVLVLISLLYTTVIYILGRGIHYTPKEFYVPKNPKIHILVLITLMLAVKAWGYHLSQYRLLFSKDGLVFGAMYTDVFAVLPFLKFAVIICIIGAVVVLFDAFTRYFRFTLGTVLAVLLVSLIGGVVYPGIMQKFLVAPNELNKEKPFIARNIDFTRYAFGLDRIEEQEFSANEDLRWADIEKNNMTIKNVRLWDHKPLLETYSELQEIRTYYNFFDVDNDRYIVNGEYRQTMLSPRELSYEKLPDKKWINQTFIYTHGYGGCLGPVNKVTEDGLPEFFIKDIPPLSSASISLTRPEIYFGEMTNTYSIVNSGVKEFDYPFGDKNMYCQYQGSGGFPIDSFWKRLLFAFRFHELKIMLSTDIKPTSRILFYRNINEAIKRITPYVHYDSDPYMVISEGRLFWIVDGYTISANYPYSQPIPELGNYIRNSVKVVIDAYNGTMKFYISDASDPLISCYSTIFPGVFEPIAKMPPDLRAHMRYPEGFFYAQALMYATYHMTDPQVFYNKEDLWKIPAQRSEKHEGDMRPYYTILKFPPPHGNKEEFILMIPFTPSRKANMIAWMAARCDAPHYGKILVYSFPKDKLIYGPQQIDSRIDQDPEISKQLSLWGQGGSEVIRGSLLVIPIEDSLLYIEPLYLAAEKGKIPQLKRVLVVYGSNVAMEENLEASLRKVFTVAGGPVPSTGDFSGEPKGQGYEPGEDMKTLIIEANRHYDKARAFQREENWSGYGEEMKHLRAALEQLKKLSEKQATPDEGKLPRKDSDGTPTPGGGEQGLDEGKPAVK comes from the coding sequence ATGAAAACCAAGAACCTCTGGAAATGGATTCTCGCGGGAGTAATCTTTACGGTCCTCTTTTTCTTCTGGAGAATAGTATACCTTATCACTGAGTGGCTCTGGTACCGGGGAAACGGCTATGAGGCCGTCTTTAATAAGCTGCTGTGGAGCCAGGTGATCTGCGGGTTCTCCATAGGCCTTCTCTTTTTCATAGTCATCGGCATCAACCATCTGCTGGCCATGAAGTTCCGGTCCAAGGCCCCCCAGTTCCTCGGCGACAACGTGCTCCAGATGCCGGGTGTGTTCTATTTCGATCATTACATGCACAGGGTCGGCCTCATTTTCTGCATCTGCGTGGCCTTTCTTGCCGGCCTGGAGGCCTCAACGAGGTGGGATCTCTTTTTGAAAGCCATGAACCCCGTGGCCTTCGGCCTGAAGGACCCCCTTTTCGGCCTGGATGTGAGCTTCTATGTCTTTCTCCTCCCCCTCTTCGAGTACCTCAGCTATGGCGCCTTTGTCCTCGTGCTCATCTCGCTTCTTTATACGACCGTCATCTATATTCTCGGGCGCGGCATCCACTACACGCCCAAGGAATTCTACGTGCCGAAAAATCCCAAGATACATATTCTTGTCCTTATCACCCTCATGCTCGCCGTAAAGGCATGGGGATACCATCTTTCGCAGTACAGGCTGCTTTTTTCCAAGGACGGTCTGGTCTTTGGCGCCATGTATACCGACGTTTTCGCGGTGCTCCCCTTTCTCAAGTTCGCCGTCATCATATGCATCATCGGTGCCGTCGTCGTGCTTTTCGATGCCTTTACCCGCTATTTCCGATTCACGCTGGGCACCGTTCTCGCCGTGCTGCTGGTCTCTCTTATCGGCGGCGTGGTGTACCCCGGGATTATGCAGAAGTTTCTGGTTGCACCCAATGAGCTCAACAAGGAAAAGCCTTTTATCGCCAGGAACATCGACTTTACCCGCTATGCCTTCGGCCTTGACAGGATCGAGGAGCAGGAGTTCTCTGCCAATGAAGATCTCCGCTGGGCCGATATCGAGAAGAACAATATGACCATCAAGAACGTGCGCCTCTGGGATCACAAGCCTTTGCTTGAAACTTACTCGGAGCTTCAGGAAATCCGCACGTACTATAATTTCTTCGACGTGGACAACGACCGCTACATAGTAAACGGCGAATACCGCCAGACCATGCTCTCGCCGCGGGAGCTCTCCTATGAAAAGCTCCCCGACAAGAAGTGGATAAACCAGACCTTTATCTATACCCATGGCTACGGGGGATGCCTCGGGCCGGTGAACAAGGTGACAGAGGACGGGCTCCCGGAGTTCTTTATCAAGGATATCCCCCCTCTGAGCAGCGCTTCAATCTCCCTAACCCGTCCCGAGATTTATTTCGGCGAGATGACCAATACTTACTCCATTGTGAACTCAGGCGTCAAGGAGTTTGACTATCCTTTTGGCGACAAGAACATGTACTGCCAGTACCAGGGCTCGGGAGGCTTTCCCATTGACAGCTTCTGGAAGCGCCTGCTCTTCGCCTTCCGCTTTCATGAGCTCAAGATCATGCTCAGCACCGATATCAAGCCCACAAGCAGGATACTGTTTTACAGGAACATCAATGAGGCCATAAAGAGGATCACCCCCTATGTCCATTATGATTCCGATCCCTATATGGTCATTTCGGAGGGGCGTCTCTTCTGGATCGTTGACGGCTATACCATCTCGGCAAATTACCCATACTCGCAGCCCATCCCTGAGCTGGGAAACTATATCAGGAACTCGGTGAAAGTGGTCATAGACGCCTACAACGGCACGATGAAGTTCTATATCAGCGATGCATCGGATCCCCTCATAAGCTGCTACAGCACCATCTTCCCCGGTGTCTTTGAGCCCATTGCGAAGATGCCCCCCGACCTGAGGGCCCACATGCGCTACCCTGAAGGGTTCTTTTATGCCCAGGCCCTTATGTACGCCACATACCACATGACTGATCCCCAGGTCTTTTACAACAAGGAGGACCTCTGGAAGATACCGGCCCAGCGGAGTGAAAAACACGAGGGCGACATGCGCCCCTACTATACGATCCTGAAGTTTCCCCCGCCCCATGGCAACAAGGAGGAGTTTATCCTCATGATCCCCTTTACTCCCTCCAGGAAAGCCAATATGATTGCCTGGATGGCGGCCCGGTGTGACGCGCCCCATTACGGAAAGATACTTGTCTATTCGTTCCCCAAGGACAAGCTGATTTACGGGCCTCAGCAGATAGACTCCCGTATAGACCAGGATCCCGAGATCTCCAAGCAGCTTTCCCTCTGGGGGCAGGGCGGCTCTGAAGTCATCAGGGGAAGCCTCCTCGTGATCCCCATTGAGGATTCCCTGCTCTACATCGAGCCCCTTTACCTTGCCGCCGAGAAGGGCAAGATCCCCCAGCTCAAGCGTGTCCTTGTCGTGTATGGGAGCAATGTGGCAATGGAGGAAAACCTTGAGGCTTCGCTCAGAAAAGTCTTCACGGTCGCGGGCGGCCCGGTACCGTCTACGGGCGATTTCTCCGGTGAGCCAAAAGGCCAGGGGTATGAACCGGGAGAGGATATGAAGACGCTCATTATCGAGGCGAACCGTCACTATGACAAGGCCCGGGCATTCCAGCGCGAAGAGAACTGGAGCGGGTACGGCGAGGAAATGAAGCACCTCCGTGCGGCGCTTGAACAGCTGAAAAAGCTCTCAGAAAAGCAGGCGACTCCTGATGAAGGAAAGCTTCCCCGCAAAGACAGTGATGGCACACCCACTCCCGGCGGGGGAGAGCAGGGCCTCGATGAGGGGAAGCCCGCCGTTAAATAA